One part of the Candidatus Omnitrophota bacterium genome encodes these proteins:
- the pheS gene encoding phenylalanine--tRNA ligase subunit alpha, whose protein sequence is MQEEIKEIEKEFLEEVKKISSLKELEVLRAKYLGRKGVLSGFFSRFSQVDVSQRAILGEVLNSFKERVQSVIKDIEERLERTAQEGGELDVTLPGVSFNRGVKHILTQTIESILSIFETLGFVVVEGSEIETEYYNFTALNIPPEHPATEAFHTFYLSTEATTTKNRGLEELKCSPGRYLLRSQTSTLQVRIMEQFKPPLRVVSPGRVYRPDATDASHSFMFHQIEGFAVGEKVKFSDLKGTLFAFAQRFFGKEIKMRFRPHHFPFTEPSVEVDISCIICKGKGCSVCGRKGWLEILGAGMVHPRVFYSAGYPSGKYRGFAFGMGVERIAMLKYGIDDIRLFFENDLRFLRQF, encoded by the coding sequence AGAGAAAGAATTTCTTGAAGAGGTTAAAAAAATAAGCTCTCTTAAAGAGCTTGAGGTCTTAAGAGCGAAATATCTGGGGCGCAAAGGGGTTTTAAGTGGATTTTTCTCCAGATTTTCCCAAGTGGATGTTTCGCAGAGAGCAATTTTGGGTGAAGTACTCAATAGTTTTAAGGAGAGGGTACAAAGTGTAATAAAGGATATAGAGGAGAGATTAGAAAGAACCGCTCAAGAAGGAGGAGAGCTTGACGTTACTCTTCCTGGAGTTTCTTTTAACAGAGGAGTAAAGCATATTCTGACCCAGACGATAGAAAGTATTTTATCCATTTTTGAAACCCTCGGCTTTGTGGTTGTCGAGGGCTCGGAAATAGAGACTGAATACTATAATTTTACGGCACTGAATATTCCCCCCGAGCATCCAGCTACAGAAGCCTTTCATACTTTTTATTTGAGTACCGAAGCCACTACCACTAAGAATCGCGGTTTGGAAGAACTAAAATGCTCTCCCGGAAGATATTTATTGAGAAGTCAGACCTCTACCCTTCAAGTGCGTATTATGGAACAATTTAAACCTCCGTTAAGGGTGGTTTCTCCGGGAAGGGTTTACCGTCCGGACGCAACCGATGCAAGTCACTCTTTCATGTTTCACCAGATTGAAGGTTTTGCTGTAGGGGAGAAAGTCAAATTCTCTGATCTTAAAGGAACTCTTTTTGCCTTTGCTCAAAGATTTTTTGGTAAAGAGATCAAGATGCGTTTTAGACCGCATCATTTTCCTTTTACCGAACCATCAGTAGAGGTAGACATATCTTGTATAATCTGTAAAGGTAAAGGCTGTAGTGTTTGCGGCAGGAAAGGATGGCTTGAAATTTTAGGAGCGGGGATGGTTCATCCCCGCGTGTTTTATTCTGCGGGATATCCTTCAGGGAAATACAGGGGTTTTGCCTTTGGCATGGGAGTAGAACGAATTGCTATGCTTAAATATGGTATTGATGACATCCGTTTATTCTTTGAGAATGACTTGAGATTCCTGAGGCAGTTTTGA
- the pheT gene encoding phenylalanine--tRNA ligase subunit beta, producing MKVTYNWLKDFVEIRTTPQSLAEKLTMAGLEVVSLEEVDKDWVLEIEVTTNRPDWLSIIGIAREVSAITGGKFKVSSIKNTTCHLPLTRLPFEIKIEDKKGCPRYIGRVIENVEIKPSPSWLQKRLTAVGLRPINNVVDITNYCLFETGQPMHAFDYEKIENQTIIVRKAKDKESIVTIDGEERKLDSSMLIIADKIKPIAIAGIMGGKNTEVSEFTKTVLLESAYFDPLTIRGASQKLGLVTESSYRFERKVDLDTVLNASLRALELFEKYASFKKKILVSKIKDVGSKKDKEKTISLNTEEVNKFLGEKISSSHIEKILKRLGFSVKRKKDLFEIKPPFFRRDIVIEEDLMEEIARIYGYDKFPLTLPQEEISQAIPPAPLYKTKMIFYEILTGLGFSEVITYSLVGKNLLAKVNLSDEKEWVKVLNPLSKEQEFLRPTLLASILEVIAHNLKYQTENLKIFEWGKIYFHKELPQEIPYLGICLSGKTSLGWLKKEEELSFYDLKGVVELVLGHLGIKKVNFLKKESSYLEKGYSAEIAFGEESLGFLGKVKEDIQRQFDLPTEVYWAELDLNKVVFFSSFEKRYVSLPKFPFVLRDISFLVKEDIAYEKIEGFLKNFPCALIKEITLIDVYKGANIPLGKKSLTFSLKFQSEQRTLRDEEVEESLVKLRKGLEEEFQAELR from the coding sequence ATGAAGGTAACCTATAATTGGCTTAAAGATTTCGTAGAGATAAGAACTACCCCCCAGTCATTAGCGGAAAAACTTACAATGGCAGGGTTGGAAGTAGTTTCTTTGGAAGAAGTTGATAAAGATTGGGTGTTGGAGATAGAGGTTACTACCAATCGTCCTGACTGGTTAAGTATTATAGGGATTGCCCGCGAAGTTTCGGCAATTACTGGAGGTAAATTTAAAGTCTCCTCAATAAAGAACACCACCTGCCATTTACCCCTTACCCGATTACCTTTTGAAATTAAAATTGAAGATAAAAAAGGTTGCCCACGGTACATTGGGAGGGTGATTGAGAATGTGGAGATAAAACCATCTCCTTCTTGGCTACAGAAAAGGCTTACGGCAGTAGGGTTAAGGCCGATTAACAATGTTGTAGACATTACCAATTATTGTCTTTTTGAAACTGGTCAACCAATGCATGCCTTTGATTATGAGAAAATTGAAAATCAGACGATCATTGTCCGTAAGGCAAAAGATAAGGAGTCTATTGTTACTATTGACGGTGAAGAACGCAAACTGGACAGTTCGATGCTTATCATTGCCGATAAAATAAAACCCATCGCCATTGCCGGAATTATGGGAGGTAAAAATACTGAGGTAAGCGAATTTACAAAAACGGTTCTTTTAGAAAGTGCTTATTTCGACCCGCTTACCATAAGAGGTGCTTCCCAAAAATTGGGATTAGTTACTGAGTCTTCATATCGTTTTGAGAGAAAAGTGGATTTAGACACCGTTTTAAATGCTTCTTTGCGTGCGCTGGAGTTGTTTGAAAAATATGCTTCTTTTAAGAAAAAGATTCTGGTGAGCAAAATAAAAGACGTAGGTTCTAAAAAAGATAAAGAAAAAACAATTTCGTTAAATACTGAAGAGGTTAATAAATTTTTAGGAGAGAAAATCTCTTCTTCTCACATTGAGAAGATTTTAAAGAGGCTTGGTTTCTCAGTAAAAAGGAAAAAAGATTTATTTGAAATAAAGCCCCCTTTCTTTCGTAGAGATATTGTAATCGAAGAAGATTTAATGGAGGAGATTGCCCGCATTTATGGGTATGATAAATTTCCTTTGACCCTTCCACAGGAAGAAATTTCTCAAGCTATTCCCCCTGCGCCTTTATATAAGACCAAGATGATATTTTATGAGATATTAACCGGGTTAGGCTTTAGCGAAGTAATTACCTATAGTTTGGTAGGGAAGAATCTGTTAGCAAAAGTAAATCTCTCTGATGAAAAGGAATGGGTAAAGGTTCTTAATCCTTTGAGTAAAGAACAGGAGTTTTTGCGCCCCACACTCCTTGCCAGTATTTTAGAGGTTATTGCCCACAATTTAAAATATCAGACAGAGAACCTCAAGATTTTTGAATGGGGGAAAATTTACTTCCATAAAGAACTACCTCAGGAAATTCCTTATTTGGGAATTTGTCTTAGCGGAAAAACTTCCTTGGGCTGGTTAAAAAAAGAAGAAGAATTAAGTTTTTATGATTTAAAAGGAGTGGTGGAATTAGTTTTAGGGCACTTGGGAATAAAGAAGGTTAATTTTCTTAAAAAAGAAAGTTCTTATTTAGAAAAGGGTTATTCTGCAGAGATAGCATTTGGAGAAGAATCTCTTGGTTTTTTAGGGAAGGTTAAAGAAGATATCCAGAGGCAATTTGATTTGCCCACAGAGGTCTATTGGGCAGAATTGGATTTAAATAAAGTGGTTTTTTTCTCCTCTTTTGAGAAAAGGTATGTAAGCTTGCCAAAATTTCCTTTTGTTTTAAGAGATATCTCTTTCTTGGTAAAGGAAGACATCGCCTACGAGAAAATTGAAGGATTTTTGAAAAATTTCCCTTGCGCTTTAATTAAAGAGATAACTTTGATTGATGTTTATAAAGGAGCAAATATCCCTCTTGGCAAAAAAAGCCTTACCTTCTCTTTAAAATTTCAGTCAGAACAACGCACCTTGCGTGATGAAGAAGTAGAGGAATCTCTGGTTAAGCTTCGTAAGGGGTTAGAAGAAGAGTTTCAAGCTGAACTCCGCTAA
- a CDS encoding SurA N-terminal domain-containing protein: protein MLKAMRKKENVKAVMWILAIILIPAFVLWGGGAMLRERAQGQAGKVFNRKISLEKYLESWEAVRNQAILIYGKLFDQIAQYLDLDSQAWDRLMLLEEAKRQKIKVKDEELIERLRNLPLFQKDGKFDPQIYEWVLKYYLRTNPLRFEEEMRASLKISKLVEKIYNEVKLSEEELKEEYVKENEKAKFSYFIIETKDFLEKVEIKDEKELLDYYTLNKDFLRKPETVKVEYIFIDPLMLEKEINISEEEIKEYFESHKEEFALPPTPQSQQETPQAVPEPVLTEETKGKIKTRLTSQRVMDKVEEIRNELIGKLTPQANLEELAKKYGVLFKVTDYFSLDTVLPEIGFNLKFYNYAFRLKPGEISDPIEIKNGYLFLKVKEKKPPYVPEFNEVKDKVEELLKKEKANLMAKEKAEKVLEELKTRNWDEVAKELNLTPVSTELITRTSYIPGIGKSEEFTETGFSLNPNQVATSIVKTERGFVILRLEEKISVKEEDFEKDKEAFREKTLSKKQQEHFEIWFKDLKRRANLQSNIDKLKAKFNP from the coding sequence ATGTTAAAGGCAATGCGCAAGAAAGAAAATGTAAAGGCAGTAATGTGGATTTTAGCCATCATTCTCATTCCGGCATTTGTGCTCTGGGGCGGAGGGGCAATGCTCCGTGAACGCGCTCAGGGACAAGCGGGTAAAGTATTTAACCGCAAAATAAGTTTAGAAAAATACCTGGAAAGTTGGGAAGCTGTGAGAAATCAAGCAATCCTTATCTACGGAAAACTCTTTGACCAGATTGCCCAATACCTTGATTTGGACAGCCAAGCCTGGGATAGGCTGATGCTTTTAGAAGAGGCAAAGAGACAAAAGATTAAAGTAAAAGACGAAGAATTAATTGAACGTTTAAGAAATCTTCCTCTTTTTCAAAAAGATGGTAAATTCGACCCTCAAATTTATGAGTGGGTTTTAAAATATTACCTGCGCACAAATCCTTTAAGGTTTGAAGAAGAAATGCGCGCTTCTTTAAAAATTTCTAAGTTAGTAGAAAAAATTTATAACGAGGTAAAACTTTCGGAAGAAGAATTAAAGGAAGAATATGTGAAGGAAAATGAAAAGGCAAAATTTTCCTATTTTATTATTGAGACAAAAGATTTCCTGGAGAAAGTAGAGATAAAGGACGAGAAAGAACTTCTTGACTATTACACCTTAAACAAAGATTTCTTACGCAAACCCGAGACGGTAAAAGTAGAATATATTTTCATAGACCCGTTGATGTTAGAGAAAGAAATAAACATTTCTGAAGAAGAGATTAAGGAATATTTTGAAAGCCACAAAGAGGAATTTGCCCTCCCCCCTACCCCGCAAAGCCAACAAGAAACTCCTCAAGCAGTTCCCGAGCCAGTGCTTACGGAGGAGACAAAAGGCAAAATCAAAACCCGATTAACCAGCCAAAGAGTGATGGATAAAGTGGAAGAAATTAGGAATGAGCTTATAGGAAAACTCACCCCTCAGGCAAACTTAGAAGAATTGGCAAAGAAATATGGGGTTTTGTTCAAAGTAACCGATTATTTTTCCTTAGACACAGTTCTTCCGGAAATAGGTTTTAACTTAAAATTCTATAACTACGCATTTAGGCTGAAGCCAGGAGAAATATCCGACCCCATTGAGATTAAAAATGGGTATCTCTTTTTGAAAGTAAAAGAAAAGAAACCTCCTTATGTCCCTGAATTTAATGAAGTAAAAGATAAGGTTGAAGAATTATTAAAGAAAGAAAAAGCAAACCTCATGGCAAAGGAAAAAGCGGAGAAGGTCTTAGAAGAATTAAAAACAAGAAATTGGGATGAGGTAGCGAAAGAACTCAATTTAACTCCTGTCTCTACCGAACTTATCACCCGCACCAGTTACATCCCTGGAATTGGTAAATCCGAGGAATTTACAGAGACTGGCTTCTCTCTAAATCCTAATCAAGTCGCTACCTCAATAGTTAAAACAGAAAGAGGTTTTGTGATTTTGCGTCTTGAGGAAAAAATTTCCGTAAAAGAAGAGGATTTTGAGAAAGATAAAGAGGCTTTCCGCGAAAAAACCTTATCCAAGAAACAACAGGAACATTTTGAAATTTGGTTTAAAGACCTAAAGAGGCGCGCTAATCTCCAGTCAAATATTGATAAACTAAAAGCGAAATTTAATCCTTAG
- a CDS encoding DUF2764 domain-containing protein, translating into MPRYYTYLISSLPFLKFDKEPPFSFLRFLDKCMDFISEEELVLMKTIPEKEPEIPQIKQKTLKRWFNFDFALRNELIKQRALIRNKEPYKYLRKTEENLSLYSLQIINQAVKNPSPLEAEKMLDRLRWDFLEELEARHFFDFDFLVVYGIKLSILERWDRIQKADKEALLEHLVN; encoded by the coding sequence ATGCCACGTTACTACACCTATCTTATTTCCAGCCTCCCTTTTCTTAAATTTGACAAAGAACCTCCTTTTAGTTTCTTGAGATTTTTAGATAAGTGTATGGATTTTATCAGTGAGGAGGAACTGGTGCTGATGAAGACTATCCCTGAGAAAGAGCCCGAGATTCCCCAGATAAAACAGAAGACTTTAAAGAGATGGTTTAATTTTGATTTTGCCTTAAGAAATGAATTGATAAAACAGAGGGCATTGATTAGGAATAAGGAGCCGTATAAATATTTAAGAAAGACAGAAGAGAATTTATCTCTTTACTCTCTCCAAATCATTAATCAAGCCGTTAAGAATCCTTCCCCACTTGAAGCAGAAAAGATGCTTGATAGGCTAAGATGGGATTTTCTTGAAGAATTAGAAGCCAGACACTTCTTTGATTTTGATTTTTTGGTTGTCTATGGCATTAAACTTTCTATCCTTGAGCGTTGGGACAGAATACAAAAAGCAGACAAGGAAGCTCTTTTAGAGCATTTGGTTAATTAA
- a CDS encoding V-type ATP synthase subunit A gives MTRKGRIVKISGSMIAVEFKEFVLQNEVAYIIHGEERLKSEVIRIRGNIAELQVYENTDGVKVGDSVEFTGELLSVELGPGLLGQIFDGLQNPLTLLAERFGFFLKRGAYLKALSEESLWEFTPLVKKGDKVKAGDKLGFVPEKIFKHYIMVPFAFSGVFEIESIVEKGSYNLRQPIAHLKDKEQRTQEVFLKQSWPVKIPIRAYRERLLPEKTLVTKMRLIDSLFPVALGGTYCIPGPFGSGKTVLQQLISRHAEVDIVIIAACGERAGEVVETLKTFPQITDPRTARPLSDRTVIICNTSSMPVASRESSVYTAVTIAEYYRQMGLNVLLLADSTSRWAQAMREISGRLEEIPGEEAFPAYLESRIASFYERAGSVRLNDGTVASVTIGGTVSPAGGNFEEPVTQATLKVVGAFLGLSRERAEARKYPAIDPLISWSKYKSFIDEDKVRYLHTVLRRANEISQMMKVVGEEGITLEDYVDSLKGEFFDFVYLQQNAFDPIDEATPQERQKHVFDFIYHKVIKEDFALQDKEQALKFFQKLRQLFKSWNSEAWQSEGFVSLEKEIKIFLDEKKRVKSNHV, from the coding sequence ATGACAAGAAAAGGCAGGATTGTAAAAATAAGTGGGAGTATGATAGCGGTAGAGTTTAAAGAATTTGTTTTACAGAATGAAGTCGCTTACATTATTCATGGAGAAGAGAGACTTAAATCCGAGGTAATCAGGATTAGAGGTAATATTGCTGAACTTCAGGTTTATGAGAATACCGATGGCGTAAAAGTGGGAGACAGTGTAGAGTTTACTGGTGAGCTTCTTTCCGTAGAGCTTGGGCCAGGTTTACTCGGGCAAATTTTTGATGGTCTGCAAAATCCGCTTACTCTTTTGGCAGAACGCTTTGGTTTCTTCTTAAAGCGCGGAGCATACCTTAAAGCCCTTTCCGAGGAAAGCTTATGGGAATTTACTCCCTTGGTAAAAAAAGGGGACAAGGTAAAAGCAGGAGATAAATTGGGTTTTGTTCCCGAGAAGATATTCAAGCATTATATTATGGTTCCCTTTGCTTTTAGTGGCGTTTTTGAAATAGAGAGTATTGTTGAGAAAGGCAGTTACAATTTAAGACAACCAATTGCCCATTTAAAAGATAAAGAACAACGGACTCAGGAAGTTTTTCTTAAGCAATCCTGGCCAGTGAAGATTCCCATTAGAGCATATCGGGAGAGACTTTTACCGGAGAAAACTCTGGTGACCAAAATGCGCCTTATTGATTCGCTCTTTCCTGTGGCTTTAGGAGGAACCTATTGTATCCCTGGTCCTTTTGGTTCGGGTAAGACGGTTTTACAACAGCTAATCAGTAGACACGCAGAAGTAGATATCGTAATCATTGCCGCCTGTGGAGAACGGGCAGGAGAGGTGGTGGAAACCTTAAAGACTTTTCCCCAGATTACTGACCCGCGCACAGCAAGACCGTTAAGCGACCGTACAGTGATTATCTGCAACACCAGTTCCATGCCCGTGGCTTCCCGGGAATCAAGCGTCTACACTGCGGTTACCATTGCCGAATATTATCGGCAGATGGGGCTTAATGTTTTACTCCTTGCAGATTCCACTTCCCGCTGGGCGCAGGCAATGCGTGAGATTTCTGGAAGGCTTGAAGAAATTCCTGGTGAAGAGGCTTTTCCTGCTTATTTGGAATCGCGCATCGCTTCCTTTTACGAACGCGCAGGAAGTGTAAGGTTAAATGACGGAACAGTTGCTTCTGTAACCATTGGAGGAACAGTTAGCCCTGCGGGAGGGAATTTTGAAGAACCGGTTACGCAGGCAACCTTAAAGGTTGTAGGAGCATTTTTGGGACTTTCCCGTGAACGTGCGGAAGCAAGAAAATATCCCGCGATAGACCCTTTAATCAGCTGGTCGAAATATAAGAGTTTTATCGATGAAGATAAAGTCCGCTACCTGCATACGGTTTTGCGTCGAGCCAACGAAATTTCCCAGATGATGAAAGTAGTAGGCGAGGAGGGGATTACGCTTGAAGATTATGTAGATTCTTTAAAGGGAGAGTTTTTTGACTTTGTTTATCTTCAGCAGAATGCCTTTGACCCAATAGATGAAGCCACTCCTCAGGAAAGGCAAAAACATGTTTTTGATTTTATCTATCACAAGGTTATAAAAGAAGATTTTGCTCTCCAAGATAAAGAACAGGCGTTAAAATTCTTCCAAAAATTAAGACAACTCTTTAAGAGTTGGAATTCAGAAGCCTGGCAAAGCGAAGGTTTTGTAAGTCTGGAGAAAGAAATTAAGATATTCTTGGATGAGAAGAAGAGAGTAAAGAGTAATCATGTATAA
- a CDS encoding V-type ATP synthase subunit B yields the protein MYKVYTEILEIAGDVITVEAENVGYAEIAEVISSLGTSLAQVIRLEGNKVFLQVFAGSKGISTGDKVRFLGHPLRVASGEALLGRIFNGTGLPRDKGPSLSEQVVEIGGPPVNPVKRLIPHKLVHTGIPLIDLFNSLVESQKIPIFSIPGEPYNELLARIAVQAEMDIIILGGMGLKYDDYLFFRNILEEKNAFGRTVFFVHTASDPIVECLLVPDISVAVAEDFALKGKRVLVLLTDMTNFCDALKEISITMEQIPSNRGYPGDLYTQLAKRYEKAVDFEGAGSITIISVTTMPGDDVTHPIPDNTGYITEGQFYLKNKAIEPFGSLSRLRQQVNATTRSDHRTLMDTMIQLFAQYRETLEKRAMGFKMTDWDKKLLRYGAMFEKRMMSLEVNLPLKEALDLGWQILADCFKPEETGIKLSLIEEYWPKK from the coding sequence ATGTATAAGGTCTATACAGAGATTTTGGAGATTGCTGGAGATGTAATCACGGTTGAGGCCGAGAATGTGGGTTATGCGGAGATAGCCGAGGTAATCTCCAGTCTCGGGACATCTCTTGCTCAAGTGATTCGTTTGGAGGGAAATAAGGTTTTTCTTCAGGTTTTTGCCGGTAGCAAAGGCATCTCCACGGGAGACAAGGTTAGATTTTTAGGCCATCCCTTGCGTGTGGCAAGTGGAGAGGCGCTCTTGGGAAGAATTTTTAATGGCACAGGGCTACCCCGAGATAAAGGCCCGAGTCTTTCTGAACAGGTGGTAGAGATTGGTGGGCCTCCGGTTAATCCCGTGAAAAGATTGATTCCCCATAAGCTGGTGCATACTGGCATTCCTTTGATAGACCTTTTTAATTCTTTGGTAGAATCGCAGAAGATTCCCATCTTTTCTATTCCCGGTGAACCCTACAATGAACTCTTGGCGCGCATTGCAGTACAGGCGGAGATGGATATAATTATTCTCGGGGGAATGGGACTTAAGTATGACGACTATCTTTTTTTCCGCAACATTCTTGAGGAGAAAAATGCTTTTGGAAGAACGGTATTCTTTGTGCATACCGCCTCCGACCCTATCGTAGAATGTTTATTGGTTCCGGACATAAGCGTAGCGGTTGCCGAGGATTTTGCGTTGAAAGGAAAGCGAGTTTTGGTTCTGCTTACAGATATGACCAATTTTTGTGACGCTTTAAAAGAAATTTCCATTACCATGGAACAGATTCCTTCCAATCGCGGTTATCCCGGAGATTTATACACCCAGTTAGCAAAAAGATATGAAAAAGCAGTAGATTTTGAAGGAGCAGGCTCCATCACCATCATTTCCGTTACCACCATGCCCGGCGATGATGTTACCCATCCCATTCCCGATAACACCGGTTACATTACCGAAGGGCAGTTTTATCTTAAGAATAAAGCGATTGAGCCCTTTGGTTCTTTAAGCAGATTGAGACAACAGGTAAATGCCACCACCCGTTCCGACCATCGCACCTTAATGGATACCATGATTCAATTGTTTGCGCAATACCGAGAAACTTTAGAAAAACGGGCGATGGGATTTAAGATGACCGATTGGGATAAAAAACTTTTGCGTTACGGAGCGATGTTTGAAAAAAGGATGATGTCTTTGGAAGTAAACCTTCCGCTTAAAGAAGCGCTTGATTTAGGCTGGCAGATTTTGGCAGATTGTTTTAAGCCCGAAGAAACAGGGATAAAGCTCAGCCTCATTGAAGAGTACTGGCCTAAAAAGTAG
- a CDS encoding V-type ATP synthase subunit D encodes MKIRLTRDELKRQRDALSRFQRYLPILEVKKKQLQMEILHQELLLERKREEAKKKKEQILNWAGLLADSGLDLKPWILPQKRLYTTKNIAGIDIPYLEKLEFSPVDYDLFLVPLWVDYALDALKEWVSLRAEVANLEEIIAILKEELRITTQRVNLFEKIKIPQAEEAIRVIKIYLGDQMANAVARSKLAKKKLEEYEEAVIR; translated from the coding sequence ATGAAGATAAGATTAACACGTGATGAATTAAAACGACAGCGCGATGCTTTAAGCCGTTTTCAGAGATACCTTCCCATTCTGGAAGTAAAAAAGAAACAATTACAGATGGAAATCTTACACCAAGAACTCTTGCTGGAAAGAAAGAGAGAAGAAGCTAAAAAAAAGAAAGAGCAAATCTTGAACTGGGCAGGCCTTTTGGCAGATAGCGGGCTTGATTTAAAACCCTGGATTTTACCGCAAAAAAGACTCTACACCACCAAAAACATTGCGGGCATAGACATTCCTTACCTTGAGAAATTGGAATTTAGTCCCGTTGATTATGATTTGTTTCTCGTTCCTTTATGGGTAGATTATGCCCTTGATGCTTTGAAGGAATGGGTTTCTTTAAGAGCAGAAGTTGCCAACTTAGAAGAGATAATCGCCATTCTAAAGGAAGAGTTACGCATTACTACCCAGAGGGTAAATCTCTTTGAGAAGATAAAAATTCCCCAAGCCGAAGAGGCAATACGCGTCATCAAAATATACTTGGGAGACCAGATGGCAAATGCGGTGGCAAGAAGTAAATTGGCAAAGAAGAAACTTGAGGAATACGAGGAGGCAGTCATTCGATGA